From the genome of Pungitius pungitius chromosome 20, fPunPun2.1, whole genome shotgun sequence:
GCTATGAATACTTCATACCTTGCTTCTTTAACCTGTACACAAAAAACATCTGTCAGTGGTTGTCTTCAATCTTGTCATGTCATGTCCTCATCCACCCATTCACGTTCATTGATGCACTGAGGGCAGGAGATACCCTGTGAGGTGCCACCTGCTCATCAGGACTCTCCTACTTGAATCGCAGCCCTTCTTTAAGattcaaatttttttttttttagtttgttcatAATTCTTCACAATATGCCTGTTTCTGCCTGCTTTGACTCGGTCGTACCAATCTGTATGTGAGGATCAAACATCGTGACAAGATCCCGTTGGCTACCCTGGTTATCAGTGGGGAGCAATCAGCTTTAATTCTGAGGACTGGATAAGACAGCACTGTGGGTGACTTTTTTAtgggagaagaagagcaggCATCCAGCTGTCTCTGCCTGCGGTGTGGAAGGGAAGTTGTATTGTGGCAGAGCATCCTGTGTTGATCTTATTTTCTCCAAACATTCAATCATAGTGCAGAGTGCAGGTTGTAGGAAATGTAACAGCCGTAAAAAAGAAGAGTGACATGGCGCAGAATGGGATTGCGTTGTAAAGAACAGTTTTCCATTAATCTGTGCACAGAATGAGGGCCACGTTGTCCAGGCCGGGAAGCTGGAGACGTCCTGTCGCTTCCAGAGCGCTCTGTCAAATGATAAAAAGCTGCTTTTATTGTTCATCCCAGCCAAGTGCACAgggatagaaaaaaaatacacatgacacagaaaattaaacatttcaatattGTACCATTTAATTTGATTCTGGGAGTTGCGTGACAAGGTTAACCTGTATGTGAATCTCAGGAAAATGATTGGTTGTTAGTTTACtttattagattagattcaaccttattgtcattgcacagagTACAGGTACAGAGacaacgaaatgcagtttagcatcTAACCAAAAGACTAAAAGAGTTGTGAAATGTTTTAGTGTTAAAAGTCAGTTTGTATTAGTATAGAATAGGCACCTGTATCTATTAGAGGtgcctgtctttttttaatctattattATAAATGGTTatagggaaaaagaaaaactgcaaactagaaaagaggacatttttgttaaaaaaaccccacagaaGGCAGTATCGCTATAAGATACATAAGATTTGACAAAGAGGATTCGATCATTAAATAGACTTACTGTTTCCCCTCTGCATTGATGCTTTATTACTTCAATCTACATTGATATTTGAGCGTGTATATGACATCAACAATGGAAATAAGGCCCCACCTTTGATGTTTGGCTTTGTATGAGGCGATTTCATGTGTGGAATGGTTTTTGGCAATGACCCACAATAGTTTCAATCAGGAGAGGCGAGTCACTTAAAGAAAAGATTATAGCTTATTATAAACAGATGAGTGTTTCCACAGAGTGTTTGGCGCGGTGAGATTCAAAATCGAGGGGCGTCTGCCCTGGCGAGGAGAAAGATAAATCCCCAGATAAGTGATGGCGTCTGATGCGGCTGACAGGCCGATGAGTTGATGAAGCTGATAAACATTTGGCAGAGATGGGGCGGTGGATTGATGAGGCCAGCTGATATTGTGATTGACGGCCCCGAACAACCGTTTTACACGTTTGTAGAATGACTCTGTCTCAATGCACCATGTGTGGTACGTTTAGCATTTATTGGTATGAGGCCAGAGTGGTGAGATTTTGTCTTTTTAGGTCCACTTGCAAACCTGTCAGGGGTCCAGGAGCTCTAAAGACTCAAGAActacacaaaaaagaaacatttctgttttaatgGAAAACGCCCTCACTGTGTCAACACATCCTTTCATGTGGGGACAAAATGTTTGATGAGCAGCTGGAGACACTGATGTTTTACAGTAGTGTTCCTCTCAATGTTTTTAagcaatattacattttttcaaatcacTATTTTAGCGAACTGGCAATTTAGCCTGTCTTTTCTGTGTTATCGATTTTACAAttatgctgctgctgcggtgTGATATGATTTTGTTCAAAGTGGACATATTTGCTGTGTTTGCTGTATTTTAACCCTCCTTATAATGGACACTGTTCTATTGCAAAGTGCACATTGTCCCGTGCTTCTTTGTGATTGAAAGAATGCATGTCTGATATACTCACTTGCTTACTGGCAGTAATATAAATAAGATATAGTGTCTCTGAACACTCGTAATGTACTGTTTTCTTATTCTATAAAACAAGGAATAATTGAACCAAGCATATTTGAAATGGTTAAGATGACAAAAGTaatttttgatttaatttgagtGCATTtgcaagtgtttttgttttactgacTTGAACCATTGTAGGATCAGATCACAGACACATCTGTGAAAAATTAACTTTGATGCATCACCTCTGCGTCTGTTTCCCattcacaaatgtttttttgcacaatATGAGAGTAAACCATTTAGTTAAAGTATATTTGGTGAAAAAGGAAGAACCACACAACACCTGAACCTGACACGACACAATGGTGGACTGACTCATGGCGCACAGGGATGTGAGAATCTGCAGGTCGGAGCCTCCTAATGTGGTACATGTTAATTCTGGTCTTATGCAGGGGATGGAGAGGAATGTGATGACTCACCTGTCCAGAAGGATACAAAGTACTGTAAGATAGTTATTGTTGATGGCAAAGTACAAAGGCTTGTGATTATGAAAACAATTGTATATTTTATTAGACAAAGTCCATCTTTCTCAGCCAGATGTTATCTTTCTCAGAACATCACACATTCTATGTACTTCTTTTCATCTCTCACTGTGTTTAATATATCAGTCGGAACTTGTGTGTTCTTAGATAACTGTGATTTAATGGTATTTTAACAATGGCGGGAAGCATTTGTAAATTGGTACAGACAAGGGAGGAGGCCGTGGTTAAGTGTCCGGGTGCCTCTGCTGGAACATGTTGGAGAACCAGTTTCTTAAACTTCACCAGATTTGAATCTCTCTTCTAATGTTAATTGCTGAAATAATTAACAAGAAAacaatacagtatatatactgcaagtaaaaaataaaaaaatttaattacatttttggtcAATTCAAATAAATTGGTAAAACAATATAACACAATAAATGGTTTTAGAGCATAAGGAAATAGGTTTCCGTTCGTTTCTTCAGGCCGACTGCTTCCCCTTGTTTCTGTGACGCTAACAGGCTGCAGACACCCGTTTCATTTTTAACACACACCTACCAGAGACTGGTATCAATCTGCTCTGCAAACTTTTGGCAAGAAAGTGTTTAGGGGTTTGAATGAATATCTTTATTGAATCCAAATTGTTTTCAGTTAAGAATGATTGGCCACCGCTCACAGCTATTGATACAAATTGTTACATATTCAGCTTGTGTATTTACGTACATGTATTTGTCTACAATATCCTCCATATTGCCTGTGTGaattgcttttaaaaagttctataatgaaatgaaatacatactattatattatagtgaacaggaagtgggaTGGTCATTAAAAGTATGTATGTGCTTCAAGACTTGATCTATTTTCTTACCCATGATTTTTGGAAAGCATGGATCCGTCAACCAGAGTTTTTTGGACAATAGATTAAAAGAGATTAAACCGGTCTTCTtgtcctccctgcagctgcACAGAGGAAATGAGGCATCGCCCTCCAAGTTACAAAGTCCTAAAAACTCATCGACATAATGGACTATGATTCATGCATTTTAGATAGGACCACCAAATTGGCATAAGTGGCAATGAAGACACTGTCCCCTGAGTGTACACGTTGTCCAGACAGACCGATGTGTGGGAGAATTGAAATTAATAAGCTTATTTCATTCAACACATCCTTCATCCGTGGCTCGATTTTCGTCCTTCCTGCTATTATTCCTCTTAAGACTGGGACTGCATATAAAGTTGACAGCCTTTACTTTTCCTTTGATAAATATGGTGCAGTTTATGACATCTGGATACattttatgtgtttatgtgagtGCGTTTGCATGTGTCCACCTATGGATATATGATATTATGTTGAGAGACTAACACACATGGCAGGATTTCATTAGAAATAACTTGTAATAAATCTATGAAGTCTTACTCTATGAACTTCAATATCTAAAGTTTGTCAACTTAAATTCCTGAGATCTTCAATGTCTTTATGAAAACAGAAGTATGTATTACAGCATTTCACTCTGCTGAGAACAATATCTAATTCTTTTCAGTTCTTTGTGCCATTTAATGTCCATCACCTCATTTTCCCTCCTTAACACCTCTGTTTAGAGGCCTGTTTTTTTGACGAGGAACGGTTAGGTTTGGTGTTCTGTGAGATTAGACTTTGTCGTCCAGATAAACCATCCACAGCATCTGTTAAAGATAGAAAACTCTGTTGGATGATTTTGGTGTGGACAGGGAATACATTGAAGGGGTCATAACCAAGGAgtacaaaatgttaatttaggTTGTTAGATATGCCAACATTTACATCAAAAAATGTGTGCAGTAATATATGAACCAATAATAGGAAagaacatacagtatgtatcGTAAGTAACACTTACATATACTTTCTTGGTAGTCAGGACTTTTCAGACCAAACACATCTGGATGAAACAAACTCTTAATTTGTCAATTCTGTTCATCTGGCTCAGTTACTGCTGGATAATAATGGCTGTAGGCAAACAGTATAATGAAATTGCTCACTATGATCTCATTGTTACTGTGTGTAGTCACACAAAGGTCCCTGAATTTAGGAGACACTGTCTGTCTTTGTGATATAAGCAATTTCCAAGGACCACAGTGGAAGACTTGGCATGATCTGCAGCTTTTTTGGATGGATGGACAGGATTTCTGTAACAGAGGGGAACAAGTCGCTGTGAAAATGGCAGCATgcataaacaggaagtgatgagaaTGTTAAGGAGTACCCTGAGGAGTATGATGTTGGTTATTATCTCGCCTACATAAACATTGATCTAGTTTATGACAGATTTGTGATTGGGGTGTGCTCGCAAATCTAATGGGTTCCTTCTTGGCCCGTGTGACGTTCCTCCACCTGGCTGCGCAATAATCGTGCCAGTAGTTTTCTTGGCGGAGTAATGCTTCCCAAATCTGTTGCGCTCTTCAGCCTAAACACCTACATTTCTGGCTACACCCTTGGAGTagccaaccttttttttctccatttgaaaTCAAACCTGTTTCATTGGGAAcattttgtgattttaaaacaaatgtttcagtAGCtatctttaatttaatttggttTACCGCTGTCCATTTTTATTACAATTGGATTTGTTTGATGAAACAGAATAATGGGTTTATGGCCAAGTACTTGAAGaaatctttctttgtgtttggtgCGTGTAATTAACAAGAACAGTGAAACAAATATAGAATATACTATTACACTACACTATTATACTATTACACTAATACAATGAGATATTTTTCAAGAGGAAAAACAGCTTAGTAGCTACTCTGAAAGCAAACTATGACGTATGAATGTGGTCATCATCCGTCTGAGTGTGTACTGTAGTAATTGATACAGGGTGATCGATAACTCTCTCAGAGTGAGTCACTGAGTTCCAGCTTTTTGAGGCCTATAGTCTGTACCCAGGAAACATattgtatttgatcaaatacaTTGATAAAGGTTAAATGAATACAAGGTTATATGTTGTatggatttaaaatatatgaaagtaCATCATGCTGTGGTGATTTTACACCAGGCTTTTTATAtcaccagcatgcataatattTCAGATCAAATATATCCATATAATCATATGTATCACATTGACATATTCATAATTAGACACTAATTGACTCATTTATCTCTCAGCATCCGTTatgcctgttttttcccttcactctccctctcttttctcttatATTGTATTACAGAGCATTGTGTGACTCACCCTGCAGAGATATGCTGCTACAGGACTCCTCCATCAGGTCAAAGCATACAGCCTTTAATCCCTTAATAGCGTTGGAATTAAACCTCCTGCCATGTAGTTTGCATTTATGTGTATTATAACACATACTAATTGCTAATAACACTCTTTAATCTAGCTGTATGCGTGTATAACATTTAGGGTGATTATTACATATGTGAAATCAATATATGGATCCATTAACTAGTGTATTTGTGTCAGCTTTATGAATTCTTCCTAAGGGGGTGTTTATCGTTATTATTCATTGAAGGCCTTCTCCTAGTGCTCCTCTTTTCTTCAGCCTTCTCCAGGATTCACCTCTCCTACACTATGTCAAGGTACGTTGTTGTATTAGAACAATTCATTCCTTAGAAGGGGATCTTGAGCTGGGATTGGGCAGGAGATGGTCGCTATTTAATCAAAGGGATTACATACTGATTCAAATTCACATTCACCCACCTACGGGCAATTCAGAGCCACCAAATGAACCTTAATGCATGTCTTTAGACTGTGTGAGGAAGCCAGAGTACCTGTAGAGAACCCACGCAGGCACAGGGAGAACGTGCAAACTTGCCTTttaagtttgaatgacaaacgTGTCACCAAAAAGCTCATTTAGCCATTTAGCTGATACAAATCAACCAAAGCATTCCTTTGGGAGACATGTTTGCGGTCATCTGATTAATGTAAGTAAAGTTACTCTTTACGGCCTTTGTTCTCTACCTGAGGAAAATCTCCGGTTTGTGAGTCGCTAACCGCAATCACACCAGACTCCTTTGTTCACAACTTCCCAGTCCAGCCACTCACCACTGCAGCTGGTAAAATAATCTACTTAATTTTCAATTTTGATATTAACATCTTTAATTATCACGTTAAAGAAGCGTTtgacacagtaaaatatatgaaTGTTTGGTGTCAACACTCTAGAATCTACAATCTACATTTGAACTTGGGATGGAAGACTTGTTGTTTCGGGTCTGTTGCTCTTggttaaatgcacttattgtaagttgctttggataaaagcgtcagcttccAAGGGCATGAAaaatttgaaatgtaaatgtgaaaacGGCTCTTATGAGCATAACATTGCAATAAACAAAGAATCCTGCCAAAGAGCTTCACCAGTGGATTGTACACCACAAATGTtaagaaacacagcagcagcaaacgTAAACTGTATAGAAACAGTGAGAGAGAACATTGTGTCAGACAACAAATAATTTGAGCTCATTTCCTTTCTGTGCTCAAGATATAAACTCAAAAGTGCATGATTGTTTCTGGCCAAAACAACATCTGCCTTGTCACATTCCCTCAAATGCACTAAAAAAATGCACATAGTGTTTAGCTGCACTCTCTGTCACTTCATTAAAATTAAGTTATGTGGATCCAGGCCAGACATTTGTGAGTGGGAGGATGGCTTGTAGGTGAAGTGTTGAAATGCTTTTCATGCTTGAAACTTCCACATAAATTAGTTTATTACTTTGAGTGTTGTAACTTCAGGAAATTCATCAAATgaagtgcaccccccccccccccccccagagccacTAAGGGCTCAGATATTCCCCTTTAACTGGACGAGCAGGCCAAGTGGTTGGCCCAGTAAACATGTGGAAACCTCCAAAATGTTAACTGGGCCAAAATGTCAACTtggtttaattatttaataagaGTAAACCAAAAGcccaaataaaaagcaaaacaaccttatcaatgaaaaaagaaaagacagacaATGTATGTAAGgaaacatacatttaaatagACAATTGCATTCTTAAAGGTAAACAAACCATTATTACTGTTAACTTAATGAAATGCAACTTTCTACTACAATATCATCATCGATTCAATTGTGGGAGCCGGATTACaagtaataatataaaataacaaaaaggttTGTGGGAAATTGTTGTGACCCAGTGGTGTCTAGGAAGCTGATGGTGTAAGAAGCAAGGGAGGAACTACGCCTTCCTTAACAACAGCGAGTCCTCGGTGGAGAGCAATTTTGGGAATCCTCTCATACATTGAGGAATTTCAACTccttcatcatcaccacctGCATCGGTTCATTACCATGCGAGACCATAAAACCCTGCAAAGCGTGGAACATGTGGGCTGAGCTTAATCCTGCTGATCCATAATCTATAACTCTGTGTGCCACAGTTTCCTATCTGTAAAGTTTTGGCTGCATGAGACCTGTGGGAACCGCAACTTGAGCTCCCGCGTTGACATGATTCATTTTTGATGAGCATGTCAGTTTCTGGGCAAGGATCTCAAAATGTTTCTTACACCTGTGGTGTAATACTACTGCAAAAACTATCCTCAGTGTATAACATTCATGGACATCTTTTATAAGTTTCATTGGAGGCTTTACCTGTTTTTCCAACTTGGCAGTAGACCAACTTGATTATTTATTACCCAGACTTCTTCTCCTTGTTCGTTATAGCACTCAATCTCACATTTCACCTGCCATCAGGTTCAATGAGTTGTTTCTAAGGTGCATCCAGAAGGCATCATTTCCAGATTTTTGTCACGCACGCTCTTCTCCACCTTTCAGCCTGAACGTTACGGTCACCCTCTTTCTTCCTTTCATCCAcagcgtcccccccccaaaggactGCAGCTAACTGGGTGTTGTGCAACATACCGTTTTCCATGTCAAAGCAGAGGAAAGCAGCCATATCTGAGATAAATCAACTATTGGCTTTGGCTGTAAAAGTGTAGCAGAGTGCATCTTTCGTTTCACAGAGAACCTTCTGAACTTGTCCGTGACCCGTTTATACTTTTATTCAAGTGTCAGGATAAGGTGAGCGGGTTGCATTAACTGAGATCTACCTAATGCAGCGGTAACATAAAGCAGTCATCTTCAAGGCAATGCCTGTGTGTCCAACAAAAGAGATGGAGCCTTGAAAAAGCGCAACACGCACCCCCAGCACCATTACAACTAACtcattcctcttcctcccggtCATCTAATAGCTTCCCATGATGACAAGTCTACAATGAATGGGTCCTGACAGATTAATGCATAAAagaacacccacacacaccatacAGCAAATGCATTCAGACAGTGCAAGttgaagaaaaaggtttccaAAAGGTCACTGGGACCTGTGTGATGTCATTAGTTTATACTGCGCTCTAGTGGTGTAACAACATTAACTGAAACCATAGGAAGGTTAAAGCTTTGACCGCAACGCATTGCTGTAGTTCTCAGAAATAAGCAGACACCTTTCTTCATGTGGATGAATAAACTTGACTTTttacatacatactgtacaaCAGTTTTGGTGTATATACCTTAAGTGGCATTAGTCTATTTTTAACTGTTTTGACTTCTTTTGctttacttttcaaaataaaatgtctttaaaaggcTGTTTGGTGTTAGTAAATGTCTAAATACTGCATATTCTGGGATAGAGGGATACATTTGATTTAATACACAGATATTATATGGGAATTTAATAAATCAACCATTTGGATTCCGTGCCATAACAGGCGAAGAGGGCAAAGGATTTATATGTTGAGTCTGAACTCTAGCCTTTCTTCTGCTTTCTTGCTGAAAATATTTGCTGCAGCTGCCAGCAGGAAAGGAAACAACAAGACAGACTAATTCTGGGCCCAAGTAAAGAGAGCATCACTTTTTGGATTTGAGATTAGACCACAGTAGCCTGTTGAggatttatttaataaactatATGTCATGGCTTTccaacaaaatgcaaaacaaatgccGAGGCAGTTTTTTCAATAAACTCTTCCGTCACCTTAGTTAACAGATAGACCAATCATGGATTTTGGCCTAACCTGTAGTTCTCATTACATAACCAATAATGACAGCATGATAACAAAGTAAttatttcttcccttttccatGATCCATATAACACCCTTCTGGTATCTTACATCTACCTTGAGAGCTGCTGAAATCATGAAAgtaatttaaaaacatgttttctcaacatttttaaaacaacattaaatttaaaaaacagtaaatttCCTTTGGTCCGTTTATATCATgatgaaaagtatttttccaTCATCTTTTCAATTTTCAAAGTCTTCACCAGAAACACCCAGTCATAACAGACATCAACGAACAATCCATTTATGGTCATAAGAAGAAATCTACCTTCTTCCTCCAAAATTCAGGATTAGCAAGGCCGATACACTGATTCTTAATGCCTCCCAATGGAGCCCATTTTGGCAGAGGAATCAGtcattcttctctctctttgctctgcGGGCCTTTTGCTTGAGCTGTAGTGTCTTCAGCTCTGTCATAGTGGAAAATGTCCTGTACACCCACACCACCTGTCAATGCAAAACACAAACCGTCACACAACGTGTAATGTGGTTTACATTTGATCAGATGTAACAATGCTGAGGATGAACAGAAAAGCTTACCACAATTATAACTGTATTCAGCAGGAGAGGAATAGAGTACACCAAAGATATGAACATGCCCTTGGAATCAAAGTACTggaaattcgaaaaggacctgcaaaaaataaatacagttcaTGAAATTTTCATAATGACGGAATGAGTCCTGTTTTTGAAAAACAGAGCCTTTATATACACATTATTTGTTACATGAAAATAGCAAAGAATTAATTTTGCTGAACAATTGATCTTACCTCCAGTTCATGGCTGCAAGCTCATTTAAATATTCAGCACTGTACACCAGGCCAACTG
Proteins encoded in this window:
- the tmem18 gene encoding transmembrane protein 18 gives rise to the protein MTDQKAKNVSSIPIDEFSNLRITSIWTFLMSVQWSEPWLIGLLVFHVVCVFLTVVTCRYYRAQICHFLLMVGLVYSAEYLNELAAMNWRSFSNFQYFDSKGMFISLVYSIPLLLNTVIIVVVWVYRTFSTMTELKTLQLKQKARRAKREKND